One window of Anaerolineales bacterium genomic DNA carries:
- a CDS encoding PQQ-like beta-propeller repeat protein gives MSRKIIPFIVAFVLICLVMVVAGVFSFSGLAAAEKFNNAVAWSQPYSTAESMKVIDLTGDGQDELFIQNQSNISVFNGDGSPLWSFNYSLAKTTLGDYNGDGTEDIIVFHASGVDVITNGQATPLASGLSIGTPSRVALIRFSTGPQIVLGDNSGRVLALGLDGTQLWQSSVGSTEIRGMDDARIGGQIHVAIASNDGMVKIFASDGSTVWTVNQEQLRRMRAFDLNADGNSEVITGGEYGAFRIYNAENGQVIFEKSLGQAVSEVREVELNGEPSSREIVAGGKDGGVWAFSFNGATANQMWSGSLSDKVTEIAGLDINEDGKQEAVIGDDAGKVAIFTENGTRNNLPDHSSGITRIDIGKLGNERYVVVADYNDVQTNKVTFSSIPGFQYTPLVVGLIVSAVILIIAAILASIPPKPEMKLSLQDKSRESLEAERRMLKEHIADVERLRKAGEMSNEAYLSRLKRLRGDLAENETAFKTAGFPIKTETFACPNCGGTLELGMDKCEYCGQVILS, from the coding sequence ATGAGTCGGAAAATCATTCCCTTTATCGTTGCGTTCGTTCTGATCTGTCTGGTCATGGTCGTCGCGGGCGTGTTCTCGTTCAGCGGGCTCGCCGCGGCGGAAAAATTCAACAACGCAGTGGCATGGTCGCAACCGTATTCCACCGCCGAAAGCATGAAGGTCATCGACCTGACCGGCGACGGACAGGATGAACTCTTCATCCAAAATCAAAGCAACATATCCGTCTTCAACGGCGATGGAAGCCCCCTCTGGTCATTCAATTATTCGCTTGCCAAAACGACCCTCGGCGATTACAACGGCGACGGCACGGAAGACATCATCGTCTTTCATGCGAGCGGCGTGGATGTCATCACCAATGGACAGGCAACCCCGCTGGCAAGCGGACTCAGCATTGGAACCCCTTCGCGCGTGGCACTTATTCGCTTCTCTACCGGACCTCAAATCGTGCTCGGCGATAACTCTGGAAGAGTCCTCGCCCTCGGCTTGGACGGAACCCAACTCTGGCAATCAAGCGTCGGCTCGACGGAGATCCGCGGCATGGATGATGCAAGAATCGGCGGACAAATTCACGTCGCCATTGCATCGAACGATGGGATGGTGAAGATATTTGCGTCAGATGGAAGCACGGTCTGGACGGTGAACCAGGAACAACTGAGAAGGATGCGGGCGTTCGATCTCAATGCGGACGGGAACAGTGAAGTCATCACCGGCGGCGAATACGGCGCGTTCAGAATTTACAACGCCGAAAATGGGCAGGTCATCTTCGAGAAATCGCTTGGGCAGGCGGTGAGCGAAGTCCGCGAAGTGGAATTGAACGGCGAGCCGTCGTCGCGCGAGATCGTCGCGGGCGGAAAGGACGGCGGCGTGTGGGCGTTCTCGTTCAACGGCGCAACGGCAAATCAAATGTGGAGCGGGTCTTTATCCGACAAAGTGACCGAGATCGCGGGCTTGGACATCAACGAAGACGGCAAGCAGGAAGCGGTCATTGGTGATGACGCGGGCAAGGTGGCGATCTTCACCGAGAACGGCACGCGCAATAATCTGCCGGACCATTCGTCGGGAATCACGCGCATCGACATCGGCAAACTTGGCAATGAACGCTACGTAGTCGTCGCGGATTACAACGATGTGCAGACCAATAAAGTGACGTTCAGTTCGATCCCCGGTTTTCAATACACGCCATTGGTCGTGGGCCTGATCGTTTCGGCTGTGATCCTGATCATCGCCGCTATTCTTGCATCCATCCCGCCCAAACCGGAGATGAAGTTGTCGCTTCAAGACAAGAGCCGCGAAAGCCTCGAAGCCGAGCGGCGCATGTTGAAGGAACACATCGCAGACGTGGAGCGCCTGCGTAAAGCCGGTGAAATGTCCAACGAAGCCTATCTTTCGCGCCTCAAACGCCTGCGCGGCGATCTCGCCGAGAACGAAACCGCCTTCAAGACCGCGGGCTTCCCCATCAAAACTGAAACATTCGCCTGTCCCAACTGCGGCGGGACGCTCGAACTCGGAATGGATAAATGCGAGTATTGCGGGCAGGTGATTCTTTCGTGA
- a CDS encoding SUMF1/EgtB/PvdO family nonheme iron enzyme, which translates to MTRLLRVFLCHASQDKPIVRELYQRLKAENWIDPWLDKAKILPGQDWELVIEKAVDDSDVVIVCLSSQSVSKEGFVQREIRYAYDLALEKPEDTIFLIPLRLDDCAMPRKLRSFHWVDYFGKEKKNSYSDLLQALKLRYDQKLKMEEAQTQVEPKVEAPEKRFTQRKPYTKILDPSSLNPSSIRKNRSQPDYRRYGIAGIILLLIILGGLGLNSLFNKKPEVTPLPTLENIIETPKSPTKTLIPFTSTLTNAPSPSPTPTLGIGSTMISEKDGMVMVYVPAGEFTMGSTDYSDASPIHSIFLDAYFIDQTEVTNAAYRKCVDLGGCNPPKQFSSYSRIDYYENPKYDNYPVIYVDWNMAKNYCEWRDTRLPIEAEWEKAARGESQRTYPWGEGRDCNRVNYTYIDAKTYFARNCYGDTIQVGRLVNGVSPYGAYDLAGNVMEWVSSLYYPYPYIEDDGRENLTTIGPRVLRGGAWTYPESDVRSANRSRGDPTSANYNLGFRCAMDAVP; encoded by the coding sequence ATGACCCGTCTACTCCGCGTTTTTCTCTGCCATGCCTCGCAGGACAAGCCCATCGTCAGGGAATTGTACCAGCGACTCAAAGCGGAAAACTGGATCGACCCCTGGCTGGACAAGGCAAAAATCCTGCCGGGACAGGATTGGGAATTGGTGATCGAGAAGGCGGTGGACGACTCGGATGTCGTCATCGTTTGCCTTTCGAGTCAATCTGTATCAAAAGAGGGGTTTGTTCAAAGGGAAATTCGTTATGCGTACGATCTTGCATTGGAAAAGCCGGAAGATACGATTTTTCTGATTCCGCTGCGGCTGGATGACTGCGCGATGCCTCGCAAGTTGCGGTCGTTTCATTGGGTGGATTATTTCGGGAAGGAAAAGAAAAACTCATATTCGGATTTGTTGCAGGCATTGAAACTGCGTTACGACCAAAAGCTGAAAATGGAAGAGGCGCAAACTCAGGTGGAACCAAAGGTGGAAGCCCCTGAGAAACGATTTACCCAAAGGAAACCTTACACCAAAATCCTCGACCCTTCATCTCTCAATCCATCATCCATTCGGAAAAATCGGTCACAGCCTGATTATCGTCGGTATGGAATTGCGGGAATTATTTTGCTGCTCATAATATTGGGCGGACTTGGCTTGAATTCGCTTTTCAATAAAAAGCCGGAAGTGACACCTTTACCCACATTAGAGAATATTATTGAAACGCCAAAGTCTCCTACGAAAACATTAATCCCGTTCACGTCAACCTTGACCAATGCCCCATCTCCCAGCCCAACACCAACATTAGGAATTGGCTCTACTATGATTTCCGAAAAGGATGGTATGGTGATGGTATATGTCCCGGCTGGGGAATTTACGATGGGTAGCACTGACTATAGTGATGCATCACCAATTCATTCTATTTTTCTAGATGCATATTTTATAGATCAAACCGAAGTTACTAATGCTGCTTATAGAAAATGTGTTGATTTAGGAGGGTGTAATCCCCCGAAACAATTTTCTTCGTATTCTCGTATTGATTATTACGAAAACCCTAAATATGATAATTATCCGGTGATTTATGTAGACTGGAATATGGCAAAAAATTATTGTGAATGGCGTGATACACGGTTACCTATTGAAGCTGAATGGGAAAAGGCTGCTCGCGGAGAGAGTCAAAGAACTTATCCATGGGGAGAAGGGCGTGATTGTAATCGAGTCAACTACACTTATATAGATGCAAAAACTTACTTCGCCAGAAATTGTTACGGCGATACGATACAAGTTGGGCGGTTAGTAAATGGTGTCAGTCCTTATGGTGCATATGATTTGGCAGGTAATGTTATGGAGTGGGTAAGCAGTTTGTATTATCCATATCCTTATATTGAGGACGATGGACGTGAAAACTTGACTACAATTGGTCCTCGGGTGTTACGTGGCGGAGCATGGACATATCCTGAAAGTGATGTTCGGTCTGCTAATCGTAGTAGGGGAGACCCAACATCCGCTAATTACAATCTTGGTTTTCGGTGCGCAATGGACGCAGTCCCATAA
- a CDS encoding DUF5615 family PIN-like protein: MASFYTNENFPIKVALYLREMGHDVLTSHEAGKANQRVPDEEVLAFAAGLGRILLTLNRRDFIGLHNKSSQHAGIVVCTQNSDLIQQAEQVHKAVTETGNMTGVLIRINRE; this comes from the coding sequence ATGGCTTCTTTTTACACCAACGAAAATTTCCCAATCAAAGTCGCTTTATATTTGCGTGAAATGGGACATGATGTGTTGACGTCCCATGAGGCGGGGAAAGCCAATCAGCGTGTTCCCGATGAAGAGGTCTTGGCTTTTGCTGCCGGGCTGGGGCGAATCTTATTGACCCTCAACCGCCGGGATTTTATTGGTTTGCACAACAAGTCAAGCCAACATGCAGGGATCGTTGTTTGCACGCAAAACTCTGATTTGATCCAACAAGCCGAACAAGTCCATAAAGCGGTTACCGAAACTGGAAATATGACAGGAGTTCTGATTCGCATCAATCGTGAGTAA
- a CDS encoding DUF433 domain-containing protein, whose amino-acid sequence MDIQSIEPHVSRLSRAEKAELLQRLALEVGNTWAGIEKTEGVAGGVACIVRTRIPVWTLENYRRLGWAEVTILENFPSLRAADLVNAWAYADAHVEEMDEAINTNQGA is encoded by the coding sequence ATGGATATTCAAAGTATCGAACCCCATGTTTCCCGTTTAAGCCGTGCTGAAAAAGCGGAGTTGTTGCAGCGTCTCGCGCTGGAGGTCGGGAACACCTGGGCAGGTATCGAGAAAACGGAAGGGGTTGCTGGCGGTGTAGCTTGTATTGTCCGCACCCGCATCCCTGTGTGGACTTTGGAGAATTATCGCCGCCTCGGCTGGGCGGAAGTCACAATCCTTGAAAACTTTCCTTCTTTGCGCGCGGCGGATTTGGTCAATGCATGGGCTTATGCTGACGCTCATGTCGAAGAAATGGATGAGGCGATTAACACGAACCAGGGGGCATAA
- a CDS encoding CAP domain-containing protein — translation MIMKRYLLLLSIVALFALQACGSDNPSVEEDGSGYLVPAVTSGEGAVSLEGAAGAESPAQVAAPAGCAASDANAAQLANEVLALVNQERAANGLAAVTLNTQLNQAAQRHTFDMGCKFFLSHTGSDGSDPGARIDATGYYWLTWGENVAAGYSTAATVMNGWMNSPGHRANILNGSFTEMGIGYVYNSADTVKSYYHYWTMVLADR, via the coding sequence ATGATCATGAAACGATATTTATTACTGCTGTCGATCGTCGCTTTATTTGCCCTTCAGGCTTGCGGATCGGACAATCCGTCCGTCGAAGAGGATGGCTCGGGTTACCTGGTCCCTGCCGTGACTTCGGGTGAAGGCGCTGTTTCCCTCGAAGGAGCGGCGGGAGCTGAAAGCCCGGCTCAGGTTGCCGCCCCGGCGGGATGCGCCGCGAGCGATGCCAATGCCGCCCAACTCGCAAACGAAGTGCTCGCACTGGTGAATCAGGAACGCGCTGCGAACGGTTTGGCGGCGGTGACTCTCAATACGCAATTGAACCAGGCCGCTCAGAGACATACCTTCGACATGGGTTGTAAGTTCTTCCTCTCGCATACCGGCTCGGACGGGTCCGACCCCGGCGCGCGCATCGACGCCACCGGCTATTACTGGTTGACCTGGGGCGAAAATGTGGCGGCGGGATACAGCACCGCGGCGACGGTCATGAACGGTTGGATGAACAGCCCGGGTCATCGCGCGAACATCCTCAACGGCAGTTTCACCGAAATGGGGATCGGGTACGTGTACAACTCCGCCGATACGGTTAAATCGTACTATCACTACTGGACGATGGTGCTGGCAGATCGGTAA